Proteins from a single region of Halobaculum sp. CBA1158:
- a CDS encoding molecular chaperone TorD family protein, translating to MTDNSTPPTDLEATRDPPADPTDPEEFEAIKRHHGSRAALYAVLAGTFCYPDGDAVAELTDEETISAMRSAANRLGCGDAAADLASALTAPDLDAETFADGYDALFGLPGDDGEYPVVPYEADYTARDDLSAKQRRIATVSGLLSAFDLERADDYHERRDHVAVELELMQVLAARRAIVEADSDDDRGEDLALAEATVLEEHLADFLPGLAHDIGSAAGREGVPEAAADVYVAAADLATALLERDRAGHPDAPTADATNGGEPA from the coding sequence ATGACGGACAACTCCACACCCCCGACCGACCTCGAAGCCACCCGGGATCCGCCGGCGGATCCGACCGACCCGGAGGAGTTCGAGGCGATCAAGCGCCACCACGGCTCTCGGGCGGCGCTGTACGCCGTCCTCGCGGGGACGTTCTGCTACCCCGACGGCGACGCGGTCGCGGAGCTGACGGACGAGGAGACGATCTCCGCGATGCGCTCGGCCGCGAACCGCCTCGGCTGCGGCGACGCGGCCGCCGACCTCGCGTCGGCGCTGACCGCCCCCGACTTGGACGCCGAGACGTTCGCCGACGGCTACGACGCGCTGTTCGGCCTCCCCGGCGACGACGGCGAGTACCCGGTCGTCCCGTACGAGGCCGACTACACCGCCCGCGACGACCTCAGCGCAAAACAGCGCCGGATCGCGACCGTCTCCGGACTGCTTTCGGCGTTCGACCTGGAACGCGCCGACGACTACCACGAGCGCCGGGACCACGTCGCCGTCGAGTTGGAGCTGATGCAGGTGCTCGCCGCCCGGCGCGCGATCGTCGAGGCGGACTCCGACGACGACCGGGGCGAGGATCTCGCGCTGGCGGAGGCGACCGTGCTGGAGGAGCACCTCGCGGACTTCCTCCCGGGGCTCGCACACGACATCGGGTCGGCCGCCGGGCGCGAGGGCGTCCCCGAGGCGGCCGCGGACGTGTACGTCGCCGCCGCGGACCTCGCGACGGCGCTCCTGGAGCGCGACCGGGCGGGCCACCCCGACGCGCCGACCGCCGACGCGACGAACGGGGGTGAGCCGGCGTGA